A segment of the Fusarium oxysporum f. sp. lycopersici 4287 chromosome 4, whole genome shotgun sequence genome:
CAGTGTTCACACATATACCCTCAACAAGGCCGTAAGCCCATCGCCAAGTTAGTCAAATCAAGCTGACACCGCCTAGGATGGTAGCTATGTCTATGTCAAATGGCACTTCCGCCCTGATGATGGAATCAAGACAATGGATGCAGACACTGCTCAGCGACTAGCAGGCTCAGAGCCAGACTACCACGTCAAAGACCTCTTCAAAGCTATCGAGAAAGGAGATTTCCCATCTTGGGGTGTTTACATCCAGGTTATGCAACCTGACGAGGTTAAGGATGCGCCGATTGATGTTTTTGACGACACATATACTTGGCCTTTTGAGAAGTATCCTCTCAGGCTTGTTGGTAGAATGACTCTTACTAAGAATGTGAGTTCTCGTGATGCTTGAAGTTCCCGGATGCTGACAATCTGACGCAGCTCAACAATTACTTCCAAGACTTAGAGCAGGCGTGCTTCTCACCTTCGAACATGGTTCCTGGCATTGGACCATCAGCGGATCCTGGTATGTAGACCCCTCCACGTTTACATCCAGAGACTAACTCGAGAAAAGTACTACAAGCAAGAATGTTTAGCTACCCAGATGCTCATCGCTACCGGTAATTCTACTCACTAATTCACTCACCGCATCTAACAATTCCCAGAGTCGGGCCCAATTACTTCCAACTCCCCTGTAACAAACCCATCAACCAAGTCTACGCCCCATACGTCCGCGACGGCCCAGGCACGATTAATGGTAACTACGGAGGCGACCCAGACTATGTCGGCTCGGAGCTTCGTCCCGTCAGTACGAGCAAACGTGTTCAAGTGCCTACCCACGAGGATTGGTCTGGCCATGTCACCGCTTTCGCAACTTCCATCACCGATAAGGACTTTGAACAGCCCAGAGCGCTGTGGAAGATCATCTGCAAAGAGCCAAAGGGCAAAGAGCAGTTCTTGCATAATATTCTTCCAACGCTGAGCGATATCCCTGATAAGATGAAAGATCAGGTTGTTGGTGAGTGCTGAGCCATTGCGACCGTGTTAAGATTGTAATTACGCTAACTTCGTCTCAGAGTATTTCGGGCGCGTTGACGGGGATCTGAAAGCTTGTCTAAAAGAGGGTCTTAGCAAGTGAGATTGATGGTCCCTATTCTATGGGCATAGTGCTAGACACGTTAATTCCACCTAAATTGACACGAGTCTAGTTACTGGGTTGTTGCGTGAACAAACTTTTTCTCGTCGCGTAAATCGTTTCAGGGTAGGATCTTCAGGGACCAGGGTGCGCTGGAAGCCCCCCGCTAATATGGCAGTGCTGATCACAGCAAAATGGACTAAGCTTGTTACTTGTCGAACCAACAACATAAAGGATCAATCACTTCATGCGCCTGCTAAATCCTAAATCCCTCTCTTACATCCATTTTCGCTGAATACTACTGGAAGGTCAGTGACACTTCGTAATGACGCCTCTTTCGCTTCTGGACTGTCCCAAAGAGGTTCAACTCAGCATTGctgaacttcttcttcaagccgATGTGGCCAATCTCTCCTTGTCGTGTCGAGGCTTGCACAGCCTTACCGAGCCGCTCGTTTACTCCACCATCCAGATCATATGGACGAGGCAGTATTATCCACCCATCCCAAAAGCGCTGCTGTTACTCCGAACTTTGCTGGAAAGACCAGATCTACGGAACCATGTTCGTTCTATCGAGTTCGGTGGTAATGGATTCATTGACTATGATGATCCTCCATGGCCTGGTGAAACGCCAGAACCGCCTGAGGTGCCGAATCTTCCCCTCGATGAGCTCAATGCAGCGATCAGAAGGACTGGAGTGTCTGAGTCCAGCGTAAATGAATGGACGTCTAAAGTACTATACTCCGATCGCCACAGGTACTTACACTTTGGAGAAGAGCTCCAGCTGGGTATTATCCAGAAAACTCAATCCGCAACTTCCGATGCCGCTGCAGCTGTCATCGTTTCTCTGCTAAAGAAATTGGAGAGACTTGCTGTCTCCGAGAATTGGTACAATGAGGCGCGACTCTTGGGTCTCATGTTTCAGCTGGCACTCTGCAGGACAAACCAACACTCTACTCAAAGCTCCCAGCCCACCTTTAGTTTTCTGAATTATGTCTCACTCGACCCAATGCTACACGAGGACACAAATACGGAACCCGACAAGGTCGACCAAGATATTTGCTTGTTCTACTTGCCTTGTATCCAGCATCTCTCCACCTCAATCCAGAATCCCACGCCATTCTCGTGGCCCTGCGCTTCAGCCCCGAACCCAGTGTCCTTGACCTCATTAGACATTTTCAGACTCCGAGAAACACGCCTCGCTCCAGTTTTATCTGCAACAAAAAACCTCAGGAAGCTGAAGTACAATTGGTTCTACCGACCCGACCTTGATGAGGAGGTTAGCACTTCTACGCTAATGCTGGATGAATTGGCAATGGCGCTCCTCGAGGTCAAAGATTCGCTAGAGGATCTAGAAATCATTGCCGAGACATGTCCCGCGTATACAATGGGAGATTATGATCCACCTGATTTTACATTTCACGAGTCGTTGGCAGAGATGAGAAGCATGCGCAGGCTTAAGACTTTAAATGTTCCTTGGTCATTTCTGACCGGCATGACTGATTTTTCTGCCACTGGACGTCTTGGAAATGCGCTGCCCCAAAATCTGGAGTACCTCATACTAAGCCGCTTTCGTCTACGACCTACACCATATAATGATCGAGATGGAGTCATGATTTCCGCTTTCGAGAGGGAACTGGAAACTGGTAGTTTATCGCATCTGACTCAATTGAAGAGCGTCAAGCTACCGCCGTCTTTCGTCAGTCGTGGGATGTCAGAGGCATGCGAGGAAAGGATTGCAGCACTTGGGAAGAAGTTTGACTTGAAGCTGGAAAGCCAGAAGAGGGACTTGAGTAGGATTATATAGATCATCTGTATTCTGCTTTCTCGAACAAAGAGTCTTTTCCAGATCATGAAGAGCGAGCACAGGTGATTAACTATGAAAAACCTAATAATCGAACAAAATAATATACCGTGAGACCATCGAGGTTAAAGAAGACAAATACAGCCAGCTTGGTAGGTCATATGGGCTAGGTTACAAGAGAGACCGAAAACCGACCACGCTTTACTCCCCATCCCAAATTATGTGATTCCTTGTGCACATCTGAATCTGGCCTTTCCTTTGTACGCCTCCGGCAATCTTGTTCAGCCCATACCCTTTGGCTGCGACGTCGTCGCTGATGTATTTGACCTTTTGATCAGGGACCAAGAGATTACAACCCCATTCGTCCTGGTATTATGCTAGCAATGAACAAACTGATGGCATTGGATTTGATGACACATGACATCACGCTGGACTCACCTTGCTGTCGACGCCATTCTTGTTTTGACCACATGGTGGTACTATTTTATAGTCCCTGCCCTGTTTTCTTACTGAGGTGACTCGCATCTTGGGGCTGAGATCAGGTATGGGCCGGTCATTTGTCATATAGTATAGGTGAAATGAATTGACTTCCCCGCACTTCGCCTTATTTCTGTGCCACGAGTAGGGGTTTGAGTAAGTAGTGGGATTGGCAAGGGCACGCTCCCTTCAGAAGACACTGCAGCGGTCCAGTGAGAGCTTCACTGGGCTTTGGGGCCACTCGTTGATGAATCCCGATCTTCCTCTCTGAGAAGATGCCAAGATAATTTTGTTATCAAAGGCAAGAATGGTCATGACCGTAGGAAGGATCGCGAACTGACCATCTTTATCTTCAGGGTCATATTGCATCATGTCaatctccatctccttgTGTGCATTCTGAGCCATCATTCGTAGCTGAGAGTCGGTGATTGATGACACTGGATCTTTGAACTCAAGATATGACGAGAAAACCCATCGATGGGAGCCCtctccctcatcttctccatgtACTGGCTGTGTTGCAAGTCCATAGTCAAGACGGACCTTGAGCAATCCTTTCGCGGGATGCTTAGTATCTAAGTTGGCTGTTTCGGTAAAATGAACAAACAAGAATAAGATAAAGAATGCTGAGTTACAAAAAGTACTGGAGAGAGGCGACATATTGCCGGATTGCTGGACAGAAGTATCTTCTCCTCCAAAGCATTAAGATTCAAGGGATTCTAGCATAAATAAATACATGACAGTCAGAAGACCGCGGAGTAACAGCATAATGGTCAAATTCGGGCCACTTCTAAGGATCTGGGTAACAGAAGACCGCCAGGTTTGCGCCTTTCGGCCCACGGGTAAGTCGGAAGGCAGACACGATGATCGTAGCACTACGAAATTGGATAAAATTAAAGGCCCATACCTTGATCCTTTGAATAACTGCCGAAGCCGGAATTCTGGAATGATTTGCCTATCACTACTCGCCTCGTTGAGAATACACCCCCATTTACCAACTGGGTTACAAGTTAACTACGCGCTGTGATAAATACATGGAAATGTAGTTGGTCCCACGACCAATCAAAGCTGAATGGGCCTACCATGCAATGTGGGTGATGACACGAGCTTTTTGCTAGAACCAACAACAGGACGCTAACAAGGGGTCATGAAACACAGTTGTTGGTTCGACTTACCATTTTGACAGTGGCTTTTCTATAATTAACGGGCCGTGCTGCGACTCATCTCATTAACCAAGATGAGAGACTCGGCGACCCATCAAAGAGGAACTTTCAGTTCAAATCGTGCTCTGGCGCAGTCATCAGAAACGTAATTGAGGACCAGCTTCCTTAAATAGACTCTGACCAGCAAATCATTCTCTTATCTGCCGGTAAGCTTACAGGAAGTCACGAGCTATGCGCAGCATTGAAAAATTCTCCAGGCGGCAACGATGCTGAACTTGTCAACATTTTGAACCAGTGCGTCTATCAATGGTTCGCCCTGAAAGACCAGCACTCTACTGTAGGCAAAGTTGCAGAGATGAAAGGTGAGCCTTGGGCCAAGGGTTGGGACTGGGACGCTGCGTCTCGTGGCTGTTTAGGCCAACTTCAATACTCCAAgaatatcatcaacagcgATGAGTTCTCCCAAAAGATCGATTCGGTGATCGAAGCTACCAAGAAAAAGCTGTCGACAGAGTAAGTCCCATCCCCGCTATTACTTTGACGCTTTACTGATGCCTAGATTTTGCGCAGAGGCATGATATACTACACAGGGTGAGTTGAgattcaagaagcttgccTTCGTTTGACTAACCTGGATTACAGATACGCCAAATTTTGGAGCACAGACTACTGGTCTGCTTGCGACAAAGTGTCATGGTCAACCTGGTTATTCGTCAGTAAACTGTATCCGCCCATGCATTCTTCTAACACATCAGTCACAGAAATCGTATAACATTTGGCAACCTGCTGCGCGTCTTGAAAAGTTGCGGCGCCGAGAGATGAATAGGCTGGTCGACCTCATTAATGACAAAATTGTAGGTGTGAATCGAGATTGAAGTTCCTCAATAAGCTGACATGTTTTGCAGGAAGCCGCTGTCAAGAGAGCTGGCGATAAGGTGTCTTTTGTCAACTACGACAAGTACGTGGGCCACTTCAAAGGTCGTTATTGCGAAGATGGGGTCGATGAATCGGTGGTTGGATGATACCCAATCATGAGACAATCTACAAGCTAGCATGTGACGCGAGAGGGGAAGCCTCTTGCACTTCATGCACCTCCATTTTGAAGCCCTTGAACCTTCTCGCCGGCAATTTCATTTCGAACATGTGATCAATCTCAATCGCACTTCTTCCCTTCATCTCAGGAATAAAgaaccaagccaagacagCACCAACCAGGCAAAGTCCACAGAACAGAAAACCTGTCTTTCCACCAAGAGCGGCCTTATCCCTGCTGAAAAGCATGGGTAGAACAACAGCCAACATGATGGAAAAGCCCTTCTCAGCAATACCAGCCAAACCCTGTGTCAGAGATCGGAGTTGAAGGGAACTGGTCTCTCCTAGAATGGCATACCCAGCAGGCCATGCACCCATACCACAGACGACAATGACAGCTGTCATGATTCCTCCAGTTGCCCAAGTGAGGGTCTCACTTCTCCAAAAACCAGTCACACCCATGGCTCCATAAAGGAGGGTCGAAGAAGCCAACGAGAACAGGGTCAAGCTGCGACGACCAGCGCGGGAAAGAAGCCAGAAACCTAGACCGTTGGCGAGCATTCCAGCGACTATACCGGCGAGCGTAAACATGATAGCATATCCTGACTTCATGCCCATAGATGTCAAAAATACGCTGGCATTGGAGAGCAGTTCAAGACCGAAGAGGGCAGGCATGATGGAAGCCAGTACAACAATGAGCGTTCTCCGAAGGTTCGTGCCCTTGAGACAAGACCAGTAGTTTACTGACGCGGTTATCGccttttcttcctcgatAGTAGCTCTAATCCGTTCAAGTGCGCCATATGGGCTAACCTTCGGTGCGAACAGGCGAGTGGCTGATTTGATCGCTCTCTGTTCTTGACCAGTTCTGATCAAATGAGCAGGACTTTCAGGCATGACGATAGAAAGAATGAAAGGGCCGAGGGAGAGAATCCACTGTGATCCGAAAGCGCCAAGATAACCACTGCTGTTCTCAATGTcattgatgagcttgataaCAATAAGACCAATGAGTTGACCAAGCAATGTGAAGACCGGAAACAAGGCCATCGCTGATCCACGCAGCGCCGTCGGTGTATTCTCCGACACCCACGTAACACAAGTCGTCTTGATAACACCGACCGAAAAGCCCTGAATCGTCAAACCAGCAGTGAGCACCGTGCGCTTCATATCAAGCGGCTCAGGCATATGCGAGAAGAAAATGCAAGCAATAGCAATAACGGAGATGATTGTTCCAAACAGAAGCGTGAGTTTTCGTCCAATGCGATTCTGTAGCCATCCGCCCAAAAGACCACCAAGCGCTGCACCGGCGGGAGGAAGACCAAGCCAGAGAGACAGCCAATTACCGGGAATGTCCATTTCGCCGTCGATTTTTGATCCGTAGTCTGCTTTGAAGGTATCGACGCTTGCGACGGCGCcgacgatgacgagatcGTAGCCCCAGCCGATGACGGGGATTGTCATGGCGAGGCAGTATCCTGCGATCTTGGGGTATTTCTTTAGTGCTTGGCGCAGTGGcatttgagcttcttcatcgtcttgtTGGGGTGGCGGGTCTTGTTTGTTGGTTGAGTCTTGACGTGTGATTTGGGGTGTGTAAGGATCGTAAGCTGTGatgtcttcatcttcttgtgGAATTGtctgccatcttcttgttgtctcGAGCTCGTGGTAGCTTGGCGCGATACTACCCTCTTGGGGATCGCTGTTTTTGCGGTCGTGATAACTCATGGCGACTTGTAATAATTGCACAAATCTCTTTTAGCGAATGGTTAAGATAGTGAATGATGCGAATGCGAAAAGACAATGGGAAAGGTGGCAATCAGCATCTATAAAGAAGAGCAATCCAGCTCAGACCTCGCATTTCTGGTGGAGGGGTCCATCGGACTCATGGTGATCTACCCTACGGACGTCAAATCGTGGAGTAGCAATTATCGTGTAGGATAAATCCTTCAGTGGGCGATGATACTCTAATTCCGTCCTTGGGCCAATCACGTTGGCGCTAGAACGAGGATGAAACTCGGTGCTTACAGGGCGCAGTCAGCAGTGGAGCGAGGAGAGCCCTACGGACCTCGGACTAGTGAGGCTTGGGACGGGACAATATTgcaggatgaggctgagttGGGAGGTCTTGTTAACGGCGAGGCATTAGTtctgaagaaagaagattTGATCGTTTGGGAAGGTAGTGTTTGTTTGTGATGGAGAACAGATGCAGTCTTGCACTGATGATGCTCTCGTGAACTTGCTGTGCCGTAGAGGGACAATTGCCACGTAAGATGAGGATTCAGCATGCATGCATTACTCCGTACAACACCATCTTTATACATGGCAATCAAGCATAATAAACTACTCAATTAACCTCCGGCATTACTACCAATTGCCGCTCGTTGGTGtgataacgtcgagatcCGTAGGACCTTATCCCCGTCGGACTCTGAACGATGAATCTGACATGCATCCACTTTGTGGGGTCTCGCGAAATCCGCACGATCGAGCGAAGTCCGCTTCACATTAAGGATGCTTGGCGGTTTTGTGCTGATATGTAAAAGCGATGATTTCACTTGAAAGGACGTCAATACTTCAACGAATCATTGATCTAAAGAGTTTAAGGTCGTGTTGACACGTTTCGCGGATTATTTCCTGGTTTATCACTGACTTGAAGCTACGATCACAAACTTATCAACTCCCGCTTTATCACCGAACTTGGCGCCAACACTACGTCGATCCCTAACGTATCACTGCATATCTCGTATCAATCAATACCCTCCCGCTCGACAATGCAACTCAACAGCACCGAAAACTCGGAATTTAAGCCGATATGCCAAATCATCACTCCAGTGGGGATGCTAGGCTACGGCTTCGACGAAGCCCTCACGCACTACGAACTCTCCCGCCTCGTACCAACCGGCATCCCAACAGCTATCATCTTAGATTCGGGCTCGACAGATAGTGGGCCGCAGAAACTGGCTCTGGGGTCTATGTCATGTCCGAGGTCGGCTTATGCGAAGGATCTTGCCAAGTTACTTCGGCTTGTTCATACGTTTCGCGTCCCGTTGATATTTGGGtctgctggtggtgatgggACGGATGAGCACGTTAAGATCATGGGGGAGATTATTGAGGAGATTGCAGCGGAAGAGGAGAATAAGTAAGTCATGGTAGCAAGGCCGATGCTATCTTACTGATACTTTACAGGGACTATGCTTTCAATACGATATCGCTATTCTCTAATATCAACAAGGCAACGATCCTCGAACGCCTCAAACAAGGCCGTCTAACCGGCTGCGGCCACTGCGTCCCACCTGCAACAGAATACGAGATCAACGAGTCCCTCCGTGTCGTTTCTCAGATGGGCTACGAGCCCTTCTTTGATGCCATGAACGCCAATCCCGACTTCAACATCATAATCGGCGGGCGAGCCTACGATCCATCTCCATACGTCGCATTTTGCGTTTATCAACTCACACGCCAATCAAACCATCTCAGCACAGAAGAACTTCACTCTAGGCTTGGTGGGTTCTATCACATGGGTAAGATCCTGGAATGTGGAGGACAGTGTTCATTCCCGAAATCTCATGGTGCTGTTGCGACTGTTTATGAGAACGGTTTATTTGATGTTCGACCGACGGATCCTGAGTCCATGTGTACGCCTTTGTCTGTTGCTGCTCATACGCTGTATGAGAATACGAGACCGGATGTTCTACGAGGCCCAGGAGGGTCACTTCATCTTGACAACTCAAAGTATGAGCAGCTGTCTGACGGAAGGTCTGTGAGGGTGAGTGGCAGTGTTTATCTCTCGTCAGAAGCAGATGGCAAGCCTTATCAGCTCAAGCTGGAAGCTGCACGTATTGTTGGTTATCGCTCTATGTTCATGGGCAGTATCACAGACCGTAAAAAACCCCTGTCTCCAACGTATGAAATCATTCTAACATTAATAGATATCCTCGTTTCCCAGATTGACAAACTATTGGCCCGCGTCAAGGTCTACGTTGACCAACAACATCCCGAGATCGCCGGTCAGTGGAACCTTGACTTCCATGTCTACGGCAAAGACCAGTACACACATGCCGGACCAGGTCAACTCTTCATCGTTGCTGAAGCACTCGCGCCGACACAGCAGTTGGCTAACAGCATTGCCTCCAAGGCTCGAGTTGGAATGATTGTAAGTCCCCCTATGTACCAT
Coding sequences within it:
- a CDS encoding catalase gives rise to the protein MSQNNPMSTLANGQPSENSGSVQQVRYGKSNGGLIVLSDTQTIEVLAHFARERIPERSVHAKAAGAFGEFEVLEDISHLTDADFLTGIGKKTKLLTRMSTVGGEKGSSDTVRDVRGWATKFYTEEGIQDFVFNDLPVFFIRDPIKFPSMNRSHKRHPQTNVPDNTMFWDFHLNNPEGIHALMHLFGQRGIPASLRNINGFSVHTYTLNKADGSYVYVKWHFRPDDGIKTMDADTAQRLAGSEPDYHVKDLFKAIEKGDFPSWGVYIQVMQPDEVKDAPIDVFDDTYTWPFEKYPLRLVGRMTLTKNLNNYFQDLEQACFSPSNMVPGIGPSADPVLQARMFSYPDAHRYRVGPNYFQLPCNKPINQVYAPYVRDGPGTINGNYGGDPDYVGSELRPVSTSKRVQVPTHEDWSGHVTAFATSITDKDFEQPRALWKIICKEPKGKEQFLHNILPTLSDIPDKMKDQVVEYFGRVDGDLKACLKEGLSK